Within Methanobrevibacter millerae, the genomic segment TTGCCGTCAAGTAAATCCTTTAACTGATTATCCGTTAAATGAAATTCGCCTTTTTCGGTGTCGATGATTTTAAATGGAACATCTAAAGAGTATTTGAGGAAAGTTCCCAATATTTCACCAGTGCCCTCATGAACCAGGTCAAAAGCTTTAGTCGATGACATGTAAATATAATCAATGGCACGTCGAGCATTATACGGCTGAACCTCCAAATATTTATTATAAAATTCCTCTATATGGGGAATACTAACCTCCGCATTATCTTTCCAGAAATTCAAGATTTTTAATAAATATTTACTTTCATCGCATGCCCGATATAACTCGCAAACAAAATCCTCCTTGCTCAATTCCAAATCGATGTAGTTAATCTCTTCAACAGAATCATCCATCGTGAAAATTAAAAACAATGGATATCCAGTTAAACTGATTATGAAACGATTGCATAACTCAATATAATAGCCATCACAAAATTTCGGTGTTAAAAACAATCCCACAGCCCCGAACCAATAGAAAATCAAAAGCGGATTGATAATGTAAACACTGAAAGTTTCAGGAACTTTCCCTATCCATTCTTCAACCTCTTTCCAATCATGAAAGTATGGAAAAGTAATTACTCCGGTTACGGTGTCCGGAAATGATACCTCACTTACATCAGAACGCAATTGTATTGAATCAGTATGATCAAATGAAAAAGTATCTAAATCGCCTAGGTATCCGAATTTATTCTTATTAGTAATTAATTCAGAATAAGCCGAACTCATTACCAGCTTATAGAGAAAGGGATTAGTCTGAAAGAGATTATCCAGTTTTTCATGAATGAAAATCTTTTTAACAATAACACTCATTATTCTAAAATTAAAAACATCTTTTGGTTTTCCATATTCCAAACGCAAATATTCCTCGCCGTTAACCTTATAACAATCCCTAAGAAGTTCCTCTTTTTTTGATAGCACAATACTCACCCCATGATTATCTTTGCTTTATTTATTCAGAATCCTCTTTTTTAAACACATCAATCAATTCACAAATCAGATGAAACTTGTCCTGTTCGGATATGTCCCATTTCAACAATCCATTATCTTCATATTCATCAAAAACGTTTCTAACCTTATAGAAATACTCGTGATGATATATCTCCTTGTTTTTAAACAGATCCTCATAGGCCAGCCAGTTTTGAAAATCCCTGTTTTGCTTTGCGCAATCCCTTTCATATTCGTCCTCAAGATACTCTACAAGATGAACCCGCTCTTGAATTTCATCAAAATCTTTTGCATGCATTGCAGCTTCCTCTACAGCTTCATTCAACCTCAAATAAGTTGAGTATCCCATTTCCAATTTAACATGTTGTGACATTTTAATCTCTCCTGATTTTTACTTTAAAATTACAGTGAATACCATCGTCCAAGGCACACAAAACTGAAAAAATCAAAATAGCTATTCCAATAGGCAAAACATAATGCAGCAACATCATCGTTCCAAAGTCCCAGTTCCAGCCCAATGCCTGAGCCAATAGATAGCTATCCAACAGTCCCTTACCCATTTACAAACACCGTCCTTTATTATTTGAAAGATGCATCAGAAAAAATATTAAATAGACAATAAAATGATTATTTTTACTGCAAAAGCCATAAAAGAGCGTTTATGTGATGTTTTACTTATATATGGCGAGGTTAATATTTCAGCTAATGCATTGATTATTATTCCGTGGTGATTCATTTAATTCAGATTTGCGAAACAATAATCAGATATTAATTACTAATTCTTATTAATTTTATCCTATTTATAGTTTACTTAATTGTCGTGACTCCTAAGAATTGTCCTGAGCCCTAAGAATTGTTCTGACTCCTAAGAATTGTCGTGACTGATACATAATATTTAAACTTATCTATTGAAATCCAATTTCCATAATATAAAATGAATATTTGCTTGAATACTAATTTGATTGATATATTAAAGTGATAGTTATATGATAAAATACCATTTTAATTAATTAAAATGTTATTTATTTGCAAGAGCATTTTTATCGAAACATTTTACATGTAACTTAGATTAGTATTTTTTTCTTTTTTTCTACTTTTTACTTATAGTATATAAGTATAATGGTTAAATGTAGTCAATTTATTTTTTATATAAAATTTCAATACAGAAAAACATTTTAAATAATATAATTATACTCAGTGTTAATGAAATACATTTATATTGATGAAAGTGGAGATTTAGGAGAAAAATATTCCAGTTCCAAATTTTTTGTTATAGGAGCCATTATAGTAAATAATCCTAAAAATCTTAATAGAATAATTAAAGATGCTAGAAAAAAATACAATAATATTATTGGTAGAGATTTAGAAATAAAAGGAAACAAAACAAATCGTTATGTCATCAAAAAAATATTAGAAAAAATTAATAACATTGAATATCAAGTTTTAGCAATCTTTCTTGATAAACAAAATCTTAACAAAATACCAAATTTCTATAATCACCATTTATTGTATGACACTTTAGCTTCCAAATTATCTGAAAAAATTATTATAACTTCTCCAACAACGGTTATTATAGATAGATCTAAAAGTAAACATGAAGACATACGTATTTTTAATGAGAGATTTTTATCAAGCCTTAATAATCCAAATAATTATCAAATAAATATCAATCATGCCAATTCCATTAAAGAAAAAGGACTACAAACAGCAGACTTAATAGCATGGTCCGTTTTTCAAAGTTTAGAACATGAAAACTCTGAATTCATTGATTTAATAAAAAATAAGAATATATATGAAGTATTTAAATAAAATTAAAATCAGATGAGAGAATGAAGAACCTACAGCCAACTAATTGACCTATGGAATGAATTCCATGGAAAGTCGCCACCAGCGGTGACAATGACATGCAGGCTGAACCAAGGATGGTTTTTACCTTCTAATCTTTCATGTATAATTAAGTAAAAGGAAGTATATAAACATTTTCATTAATATGAAAGAGTAGCGAAAAGTCAGCTCCTCTTCTCTTTTTTAAATCCAGCCCTTTTTTTGATTCATTATTTCATGGAATATTCCTTTCAATGTTTCTCAAATTCTTCACCGAATACCAAAACTTTTTAAATATCAATGATTAAATCCTTAAATAGAAATCAGTTGCTGTTTGAAACAAATGTATTCAAAATCCTTGAGGCGAATATTATGGATTTAAAAAAGCTAGTTACAAGTTCATTCAAATATCCATTCAGAAACATTAAAAGACTGCCGATAATCTGTCTTCTGTTCATTTTGATTGCCATCATTCCAATCGGCATGATATCAGACAACAGTTACGTTACGGCAATTGGCGTGATTGCTTTTTTCCTATTCATTCTGCTTGTGCCGGGATATTTCCTCTCCATTGTAAAGCTTGGTTCAAATCAGTCCGCAATGCTTCCCTCATTCAATCTCGTAAACAACATATACGACTCCATAAGGGTGATGTTTTTAAGAATAGTCTACATGATCATTCCGGCTTTCGTATTCTTCCTTGCCTTAACCGCATTCGGCTCCACAAGCAGGGAAATGCTTTACAACTTAAGAATACCTGAGTTTATAGTGACCGTCGGACTGGTGCTGGTTCTGGTTTTAATCATCTATCTAATATTTGAATTCCTTTTATTCTTTGCAAAGGCCAGACTGGCTTACTTCAATAGCCTGAAGGAAGCCTTAAACATCAAAAAGGTAATAGGAGATATCAGAAGCATAGGCATTGTCAACATAATCAAATGGCTGATAATAATGGCAGTATTGCTGAACGTGGTTACTTTTGCAACGTCATTCGTGATTTCAATTCCTTATGTGGGTTTTCTGATATATGTCTGCGTTGTCATTCCAATCATTGAAAGCATAGCCAATTATTCACTGGGATTGCTGTATTCTAATATTGCTAGAAATTATGATGATGCAGAGCTTATTGAATCTCAAACAAATGATTTATTGCAATAACTTATTTTTTCGCATATTCACCCAGATAATCAAGCGGCAGGGAATTTTTTGCCCGATAATAATATTCCGTTGCTGCGGTAAATATTACGTCAGATGCTGAATTGACTGCCGTTTCACAGGAATCCTGAATGACGCTGATTATAAATCCTACGGCAACAACCTGCATGGAAATGTCCTGGCTTATGCCGAACAGGGAGCATGTAAGGGGTATGAGAAGCAATGATCCTCCAATAACGCCTGAAGCACAGCAGGCAGCTAGCATGGTCAATAAAGCCAAAATTACTGCAAGAGGAAGCGAAAGTGTAATTCCCATCGTATGGCACGTGATGAGAGTCATGACTGCAATGGTGACCGCAGCGCCGTTTGTATTGATGGTTGAGCCTAAAGGTATGCTTATGGAATAGAAATTCCTGTCCAGTCTCATTTTTTCACATATCTGCATATTGATTGGAATGTTAGCGGCTGAACTTCTTGAAAAGAATGCCGTGATTCCGCTTTCACGGTAAGCTATTAAAACAAGGTGGATAGGGTTGCGTCTCAATATTATGGCGGCAATTAACGGATTGATTATAAAACCGACAATGGCTATGCAGACTACAATCAGAAAAATCGCCTGGCCGTATTGGGTAAAGATGCTTAATCCGCTTTGGGAAACGGAGGTGAATACAAGACCCATAATACCTATTGGGGCAAACTGGATGATTATTGCAACAACCTTTGTGCACGCTTCGGATATGTCATTGATCATGTCCTTTGTCGCATCGCTTGCAACCATCTTCAAGGCCAAACCGAACATCATTGACCAGAAAAGGATTCCAAGATATTCCCCTTCAGCCAGCGCCTGAACGGGACTTGAAAATATTTTCAAAATCATTCCATTGATTACATCGCCGATTCCGACGGGAGCGGTGGCATTGCTTGATGCGGATAAATGGATGCTTACCGGATAAATCTGGCATGTGATAATTGATAGGGCTGCAGCTATAAAATTAGTTAATAGAAACAGTATGATAATCATTTTGAATTTCGAACCGTTGCTTGTTTCTGCACGGGAAATGGCTGCTGCCACAAGTATGAAAACCATTATCGGAGCAATGGCTTTAAGGGCTGATACGAAAATATCCCCAATAAGGCTTATGAATTGCCATTGGGGAACTGTAA encodes:
- a CDS encoding DUF3800 domain-containing protein; this translates as MKYIYIDESGDLGEKYSSSKFFVIGAIIVNNPKNLNRIIKDARKKYNNIIGRDLEIKGNKTNRYVIKKILEKINNIEYQVLAIFLDKQNLNKIPNFYNHHLLYDTLASKLSEKIIITSPTTVIIDRSKSKHEDIRIFNERFLSSLNNPNNYQININHANSIKEKGLQTADLIAWSVFQSLEHENSEFIDLIKNKNIYEVFK
- a CDS encoding DUF4013 domain-containing protein; the encoded protein is MDLKKLVTSSFKYPFRNIKRLPIICLLFILIAIIPIGMISDNSYVTAIGVIAFFLFILLVPGYFLSIVKLGSNQSAMLPSFNLVNNIYDSIRVMFLRIVYMIIPAFVFFLALTAFGSTSREMLYNLRIPEFIVTVGLVLVLVLIIYLIFEFLLFFAKARLAYFNSLKEALNIKKVIGDIRSIGIVNIIKWLIIMAVLLNVVTFATSFVISIPYVGFLIYVCVVIPIIESIANYSLGLLYSNIARNYDDAELIESQTNDLLQ
- the sstT gene encoding serine/threonine transporter SstT, with translation MDIIKKWTQSSFILKIIIGLIIGAVLGITVPQWQFISLIGDIFVSALKAIAPIMVFILVAAAISRAETSNGSKFKMIIILFLLTNFIAAALSIITCQIYPVSIHLSASSNATAPVGIGDVINGMILKIFSSPVQALAEGEYLGILFWSMMFGLALKMVASDATKDMINDISEACTKVVAIIIQFAPIGIMGLVFTSVSQSGLSIFTQYGQAIFLIVVCIAIVGFIINPLIAAIILRRNPIHLVLIAYRESGITAFFSRSSAANIPINMQICEKMRLDRNFYSISIPLGSTINTNGAAVTIAVMTLITCHTMGITLSLPLAVILALLTMLAACCASGVIGGSLLLIPLTCSLFGISQDISMQVVAVGFIISVIQDSCETAVNSASDVIFTAATEYYYRAKNSLPLDYLGEYAKK